In Alphaproteobacteria bacterium, the sequence CCGCCGGGCGACGACGTTGACGAACATGGTCGGCAGGTAGTCCCGCGACAGCGGGTAGCGCTGGCCGGCCTGGTTCGCCAGCATGGCCCGGTTGTCCTCATGGTCAAGCACGACCTGGAACAGCGCCTGCTCGACGGCGCCGATCGCCGGCGAGAGCTCGACCGCATCGCCGCGCATGACGCGGTAGGCGATGTCGAGACCGGCGGCGCCGCCGGTATAGAACAGCGAGAGAGGCCGCAGCGCGTCGAACAGCAGCATCACGCCGGCGAAGGACATGCGCCAGTAATCGTCGGGTTCGGCATGATGGGCGCGCGCCCAGGCGACGCGCACGAAGAGGTGGCCACCGGGCGCCATGAGCTGCCGCAGCTGGCCGGCCAGGTGCCAGGGCGCCACGGCGTGCTCCAGCACACGGTCGCAGATCACCAGGTCGAACGCCGCCGCCTCGAGCGCGGTGAGATCGCCGCACACCACATCGACATTGGCGCCGGCGCAGCTGTCCACGCCGGTGAAGCGGGCGCGCTTGCCGAGCCTGTCCTCGACCAGGTGGCGCCAGTTGTGTGCGCCGCGCTCGGCCGGATGGGTGCGCGCGCCGACCTGGAGAACATGGGCCTTCCGCTTGCCGGTCGCCGCGGCGACGGCATCGAGCAGCGCGGCGATCTCGCGCGTGGCCGCGGTGCCGACGATCCTGAGCTGCTCGGGCGCGCCCATCGCGTGGCGCGCCTCAATCGCGCACGATCAGGA encodes:
- a CDS encoding methyltransferase domain-containing protein; translation: MGAPEQLRIVGTAATREIAALLDAVAAATGKRKAHVLQVGARTHPAERGAHNWRHLVEDRLGKRARFTGVDSCAGANVDVVCGDLTALEAAAFDLVICDRVLEHAVAPWHLAGQLRQLMAPGGHLFVRVAWARAHHAEPDDYWRMSFAGVMLLFDALRPLSLFYTGGAAGLDIAYRVMRGDAVELSPAIGAVEQALFQVVLDHEDNRAMLANQAGQRYPLSRDYLPTMFVNVVARREP